A genomic region of Arachis hypogaea cultivar Tifrunner chromosome 5, arahy.Tifrunner.gnm2.J5K5, whole genome shotgun sequence contains the following coding sequences:
- the LOC112799651 gene encoding serine carboxypeptidase-like 1 isoform X2, which translates to MELAKATIAACQFHQHHQYQNSKCIKIFWGLTILLLLTLSNQSAASDANIVKSLPGFPGELPFLLETGYIGVGEVDEVELFYYFIESEGEPEDDPLVLWLTGGPGCSALYGLMYETGPLSFDYGRSSGGNKPVLTLNDYSWTKVANIIFLDAPVGTGFSYAKTSSGYSTSDTKSAADIYMFLRKWLVAHPRFRANPLYIAGDSYSGITVPVLVKEISDGNKAGTLSPISLRGYILGNPLTDIGYDINSRVKFSHRVGLLSDELYLALELSCKGEYVRPNKSEGACISNLEIMDLCLKDIFTPMILERKCSPFSSAKPNNILKWGSTTTPSSDTLLLELRRCRGTIKTWEMCSKNLAYVHDITSSVEYHLNFTSEDLRAIIYSGDHDLIVPYVGTEEWIQSLNLTVSSDDVWRPWFQDGQVAGYTEIYTKNKYVMTLATVKGGGHTAAEYKPKESFSMISRWLSYYYL; encoded by the exons ATGGAACTAGCAAAGGCAACCATAGCAGCTTGTCAATTCCACCAACACCACCAGTACCAGAACAGCAAGTGCATCAAGATCTTTTGGGGCTTGACGATTCTCCTCCTACTAACTCTATCCAATCAGTCAGCTGCATCAGATGCCAACATCGTCAAGAGCTTACCAGGCTTCCCCGGGGAGCTACCTTTCCTGCTCGAGACAGG GTACATAGGCGTAGGGGAAGTAGATGAGGTTGAGCTATTTTATTACTTCATAGAGTCAGAGGGGGAGCCAGAAGATGATCCACTCGTGCTTTGGCTCACAGGAGGCCCTGGTTGCTCAGCCCTCTATGGTCTCATGTATGAGACTG GTCCATTATCTTTCGATTACGGAAGGTCTAGTGGGGGAAACAAACCAGTTTTAACTTTGAACGATTACTCATGGACTAAG GTTGCCAACATTATCTTCTTGGATGCGCCCGTTGGCACGGGATTTTCATATGCCAAAACTTCATCTGGATACAGCACGAGTGACACAAAGTCAGCTGCAGACATTTATATGTTTCTGAGAAAG TGGCTTGTGGCTCACCCTAGGTTTCGTGCAAATCCTCTCTACATTGCTGGTGATTCTTATAGCGGAATCACGGTTCCAGTCCTTGTTAAAGAAATCTCTGATG GTAACAAAGCTGGAACATTGTCACCCATCAGTCTCAGA GGTTACATTCTAGGAAACCCATTAACTGATATCGGATATGATATAAACTCGAGGGTTAAGTTTTCCCACAGAGTTGGACTTCTATCTGATGAACTCTATCTG GCACTGGAGCTTTCTTGTAAAGGAGAGTATGTTCGCCCAAATAAAAGTGAAGGTGCATGCATCAGCAATCTTGAGATAATGGATCTG TGCTTGAAAGACATATTCACTCCGATGATATTGGAGAGAAAGTGTAGCCCGTTCTCATCAGCAAAGCCGAACAACATTCTTAAGTGGGGTTCAACCACAACCCCATCTTCAGATACACTTCTTTTAGAACTTCGACGCTGCAGG GGAACTATAAAAACGTGGGAGATGTGTAGTAAAAACTTAGCTTATGTGCATGACATAACAAGTAGTGTTGAATATCACCTTAACTTTACCAGCGAAGACCTTAGAGCCATCATTTACAG CGGAGATCATGATCTGATTGTTCCATATGTGGGCACTGAGGAATGGATACAATCTCTGAATTTGACTGTTTCTTCCGATGATGTGTGGAGGCCATGGTTTCAGGATGGACAAGTTGCAGG TTACACGGAGATATACACAAAGAATAAGTACGTGATGACACTTGCTACTGTCAAG GGAGGAGGTCACACAGCAGCAGAGTACAAGCCCAAGGAAAGCTTTAGCATGATTAGCAGGTGGCTTTCTTATTACTATCTTTAG
- the LOC112801204 gene encoding magnesium transporter MRS2-3 — protein sequence MNIRGQGQGPPPGPAAAAGMMDGIGVPVAPNPISRKKGTGVRAWLLLDSSGQKQVVEAGKHAIMRRTGLPARDLRILDPLLSYPSTVLGRERAIVINLEHIKAIITAHEVLLLNSRDPSVTPFVEELHSRILRHHQAQGAAVAAAASDDSKPSKMYDSEEGQSREGQDEDEDPDPVGEQVKAQSKQNGIQNGDGMKILPFEFVALEACLEAACSVLENEAKTLEQEAHPALDKLTSKISTLNLERVRQIKSRLVAITGRVQKVRDELEHLLDDDDDMAEMYLTDKLQQLRSSSASSINDDAVDNDHHNQFDVDDSIPPEISLEEGGAAASDDDNQHDDDRLLVGVSRDSRASTTYSTTTKHLDVEELEMLLEAYFVQIDGTLNKLSTLREYVDDTEDYINIMLDDKQNHLLQMGVMLTTATLVVSSFVVVAGIFGMNIHIELFDSNVAGNREFFWTVGGSTAGTIFLYVVAVSWCKYKRLLE from the exons ATGAATATTCGGGGTCAGGGTCAGGGTCCGCCTCCGGGTCCGGCAGCGGCGGCAGGGATGATGGATGGGATTGGGGTTCCTGTTGCTCCGAATCCGATAAGCAGGAAGAAGGGGACCGGGGTTAGGGCGTGGCTGCTTCTCGATTCCAGTGGTCAGAAGCAGGTTGTGGAGGCCGGCAAGCACGCCATCATGCGGCGCACCGGTCTCCCCGCCCGTGACCTTCGTATCCTCGACCCCCTCCTGTCCTACCCCTCGACTGTGTTGGGCCGTGAGAGGGCCATCGTGATCAACCTCGAGCACATCAAGGCCATCATCACCGCCCACGAGGTCCTCCTCCTCAACTCCCGCGACCCCTCCGTGACCCCTTTCGTGGAGGAGCTCCACTCGAGGATCCTCCGGCACCACCAAGCCCAGGGAGCTGCTGTGGCCGCTGCGGCTTCGGATGATTCCAAGCCGAGCAAAATGTATGACTCGGAAGAAGGGCAATCAAGAGAGGGACAGGATGAAGATGAAGATCCCGATCCCGTTGGTGAGCAAGTGAAAGCCCAATCGAAGCAGAATGGTATCCAGAACGGCGATGGCATGAAGATCCTGCCGTTCGAGTTTGTGGCACTGGAGGCCTGCCTGGAGGCTGCGTGCAGTGTGTTAGAGAACGAGGCAAAAACCTTGGAACAAGAGGCCCACCCTGCCTTGGACAAGCTCACTTCCAAGATCAGTACTCTCAATTTGGAACGTGTTCGTCAAATTAAGAGTCGCCTTGTTGCCATCACTGGTCGTGTTCAGAAGGTAAGGGATGAGTTAGAACACTTGCTCGATGACGACGACGATATGGCTGAGATGTATCTCACCGACAAGTTACAACAGCTCCGCAGTTCTTCTGCCTCGTCTATAAATGATGATGCTGTAGACAATGACCACCATAATCAGTTTGATGTCGATGACAG CATTCCTCCTGAAATATCACTGGAAGAGGGTGGAGCTGCTGCAAGCGATGACGATAATCAACATGATGATGACAGGTTATTAGTGGGAGTTAGCCGGGACAGCCGTGCTAGCACTACCTACAGTACCACAACTAAGCATCTTGACGTGGAGGAGCTTGAGATGCTCCTAGAAGCATATTTTGTGCAAATCGATGGCACACTCAACAAGCTCTCTACG CTAAGGGAATACGTGGACGACACAGAAGACTACATCAACATAATGCTGGATGACAAACAGAATCATCTGCTCCAAATGGGAGTCATGTTGACCACAGCAACTCTGGTAGTGAGTTCCTTTGTCGTTGTCGCTGGTATTTTTGGCATGAATATTCATATTGAGCTATTTGATTCAAATGTTGCCGGGAATCGAGAGTTCTTCTGGACTGTTGGGGGCAGCACTGCCGGAACCATTTTCTTGTATGTGGTTGCCGTTTCCTGGTGCAAGTACAAACGCTTGCTCGAGTAG
- the LOC112801203 gene encoding uncharacterized protein translates to MMNALPSECSSGCESGWTLYLEEPSFLNASTSTPFLPQEHHKMKPKTSVPQEEDDLSMLSDASSGPPPPAAHQRTIKRQKLVVKEKRHHLPSFLDDDDEDTASSPLCDFSINNVTTFTNQQTSQDSVLELDYSHGFSATYFEGRIRMTSSLQTVSIRK, encoded by the exons ATGATGAATGCACTGCCGTCAGAATGCAGCAGCGGTTGCGAATCCGGTTGGACTCTATACCTGGAGGAGCCCTCTTTCCTCAATGCTTCCACTTCCACTCCCTTTCTGCCTCAAGAGCACCACAAGATGAAACCCAAAACTAGTGTGCCACAAGAAGAAGATGACTTGTCCATGCTTTCTGATGCTTCCTCTGGGCCTCCACCTCCGGCGGCCCATCAGAGAACTATAAAGAGGCAGAAACTAGTTGTTAAAGAGAAGCGACACCACCTCCCTTCTTTTCTCGACGATGACGACGAAGACACTGCCAGCTCTCCTCTCTGTGACTTCTCCATC AACAATGTTACTACTTTCACCAACCAACAAACTTCCCAAGACAGTGTGCTAGAGCTAGATTACTCACACGGTTTCTCCGCAACTTATTTTGAG GGGAGAATAAGAATGACATCTTCCTTGCAAACAGTCTCTATCAGGAAATGA
- the LOC112799651 gene encoding serine carboxypeptidase-like 18 isoform X1 has translation MELAKATIAACQFHQHHQYQNSKCIKIFWGLTILLLLTLSNQSAASDANIVKSLPGFPGELPFLLETGYIGVGEVDEVELFYYFIESEGEPEDDPLVLWLTGGPGCSALYGLMYETGPLSFDYGRSSGGNKPVLTLNDYSWTKVANIIFLDAPVGTGFSYAKTSSGYSTSDTKSAADIYMFLRKWLVAHPRFRANPLYIAGDSYSGITVPVLVKEISDGNKAGTLSPISLRGYILGNPLTDIGYDINSRVKFSHRVGLLSDELYLALELSCKGEYVRPNKSEGACISNLEIMDLCLKDIFTPMILERKCSPFSSAKPNNILKWGSTTTPSSDTLLLELRRCRDYDYLLVNIWANDGEVQEALHVRNGTIKTWEMCSKNLAYVHDITSSVEYHLNFTSEDLRAIIYSGDHDLIVPYVGTEEWIQSLNLTVSSDDVWRPWFQDGQVAGYTEIYTKNKYVMTLATVKGGGHTAAEYKPKESFSMISRWLSYYYL, from the exons ATGGAACTAGCAAAGGCAACCATAGCAGCTTGTCAATTCCACCAACACCACCAGTACCAGAACAGCAAGTGCATCAAGATCTTTTGGGGCTTGACGATTCTCCTCCTACTAACTCTATCCAATCAGTCAGCTGCATCAGATGCCAACATCGTCAAGAGCTTACCAGGCTTCCCCGGGGAGCTACCTTTCCTGCTCGAGACAGG GTACATAGGCGTAGGGGAAGTAGATGAGGTTGAGCTATTTTATTACTTCATAGAGTCAGAGGGGGAGCCAGAAGATGATCCACTCGTGCTTTGGCTCACAGGAGGCCCTGGTTGCTCAGCCCTCTATGGTCTCATGTATGAGACTG GTCCATTATCTTTCGATTACGGAAGGTCTAGTGGGGGAAACAAACCAGTTTTAACTTTGAACGATTACTCATGGACTAAG GTTGCCAACATTATCTTCTTGGATGCGCCCGTTGGCACGGGATTTTCATATGCCAAAACTTCATCTGGATACAGCACGAGTGACACAAAGTCAGCTGCAGACATTTATATGTTTCTGAGAAAG TGGCTTGTGGCTCACCCTAGGTTTCGTGCAAATCCTCTCTACATTGCTGGTGATTCTTATAGCGGAATCACGGTTCCAGTCCTTGTTAAAGAAATCTCTGATG GTAACAAAGCTGGAACATTGTCACCCATCAGTCTCAGA GGTTACATTCTAGGAAACCCATTAACTGATATCGGATATGATATAAACTCGAGGGTTAAGTTTTCCCACAGAGTTGGACTTCTATCTGATGAACTCTATCTG GCACTGGAGCTTTCTTGTAAAGGAGAGTATGTTCGCCCAAATAAAAGTGAAGGTGCATGCATCAGCAATCTTGAGATAATGGATCTG TGCTTGAAAGACATATTCACTCCGATGATATTGGAGAGAAAGTGTAGCCCGTTCTCATCAGCAAAGCCGAACAACATTCTTAAGTGGGGTTCAACCACAACCCCATCTTCAGATACACTTCTTTTAGAACTTCGACGCTGCAGG GACTATGACTACTTGTTAGTAAACATCTGGGCTAATGATGGAGAAGTTCAAGAAGCTCTGCATGTTAGAAAC GGAACTATAAAAACGTGGGAGATGTGTAGTAAAAACTTAGCTTATGTGCATGACATAACAAGTAGTGTTGAATATCACCTTAACTTTACCAGCGAAGACCTTAGAGCCATCATTTACAG CGGAGATCATGATCTGATTGTTCCATATGTGGGCACTGAGGAATGGATACAATCTCTGAATTTGACTGTTTCTTCCGATGATGTGTGGAGGCCATGGTTTCAGGATGGACAAGTTGCAGG TTACACGGAGATATACACAAAGAATAAGTACGTGATGACACTTGCTACTGTCAAG GGAGGAGGTCACACAGCAGCAGAGTACAAGCCCAAGGAAAGCTTTAGCATGATTAGCAGGTGGCTTTCTTATTACTATCTTTAG